The Henckelia pumila isolate YLH828 chromosome 2, ASM3356847v2, whole genome shotgun sequence genome includes a window with the following:
- the LOC140882778 gene encoding histone H2B-like, translating into MGAKGEKKPAEKKPAGEKAPAAEKAPAEKKPRAGKKLPKEGAAAADKKKKRTKKSVETYKIYIFKVLKQVHPDIGISSKAMGIMNSFINDIFEKLAQEASRLARYNKKPTITSREIQTAVRLVLPGELAKHAVSEGTKAVTKFTSS; encoded by the coding sequence ATGGGAGCGAAAGGGGAGAAGAAGCCTGCCGAGAAGAAGCCAGCCGGAGAGAAAGCTCCGGCGGCCGAAAAAGCCCCGGCCGAGAAGAAGCCCAGGGCGGGGAAGAAGCTGCCTAAGGAGGGCGCCGCTGCCGCTGATAAGAAGAAGAAGCGGACGAAGAAGAGCGTCGAGACCTACAAGATCTACATCTTCAAGGTTCTGAAGCAGGTGCATCCCGACATCGGGATCTCCAGCAAGGCCATGGGAATCATGAACAGCTTCATCAACGATATCTTCGAGAAATTGGCGCAGGAGGCGTCTCGCCTTGCCCGATACAACAAGAAGCCGACGATTACCTCACGGGAGATTCAGACTGCCGTCCGATTGGTGCTTCCCGGGGAGTTGGCAAAGCACGCCGTTTCTGAGGGGACGAAGGCTGTTACGAAATTCACCAGCTCTTGA
- the LOC140882952 gene encoding histone H2B-like → MAAKADKKPAEKKPAAEKAPAEKKPKAGKKLPKEGGAAAAGDKKKKRTKKNVETYKIYIFKVLKQVHPDIGISSKAMGIMNSFINDIFEKLAQEASRLARYNKKPTITSREIQTAVRLVLPGELAKHAVSEGTKAVTKFTSS, encoded by the coding sequence ATGGCGGCCAAGGCAGATAAAAAACCAGCGGAGAAGAAGCCCGCCGCCGAGAAAGCTCCGGCTGAGAAGAAGCCGAAAGCCGGGAAGAAGCTCCCGAAGGAGGGAGGCGCCGCCGCCGCGGGAGACAAGAAGAAGAAGCGGACGAAGAAAAACGTGGAGACCTACAAGATCTACATCTTCAAGGTGTTGAAGCAAGTTCATCCGGACATCGGAATCTCGAGCAAGGCCATGGGCATAATGAACAGCTTCATCAACGATATCTTCGAGAAATTGGCGCAGGAAGCATCTCGGCTCGCGCGATACAACAAGAAGCCGACGATCACTTCTCGCGAGATCCAGACCGCGGTCAGGCTGGTCCTACCCGGCGAACTTGCAAAGCACGCTGTTTCCGAGGGTACCAAAGCTGTCACCAAATTCACGAGTTCTTGA